In the Wyeomyia smithii strain HCP4-BCI-WySm-NY-G18 chromosome 2, ASM2978416v1, whole genome shotgun sequence genome, one interval contains:
- the LOC129726189 gene encoding uncharacterized protein LOC129726189: MCLNSRPLTLIPNDPSDLEVLTPGHFLIGANLQAVPEPNVRDVPDNRLSHWETTQKRFQRIWARWYPEYLQQLQSRATKGCKQPVVIKPGRIVIIKDDNLPPIQWPLGRILKTHPGKDGVTRVVTLKTATSDAVIRPVAKIALLPVPDESPVPDGEMDLVEHAK; the protein is encoded by the coding sequence ATGTGCCTGAATTCCAGGCCTCTCACCCTAATCCCGAACGATCCATCGGACCTGGAAGTTTTAACTCCAGGACATTTTTTAATCGGAGCCAATCTCCAAGCCGTGCCAGAACCCAATGTTCGAGATGTTCCGGACAATCGCCTGTCGCATTGGGAAACCACTCAAAAACGGTTCCAACGGATTTGGGCCAGATGGTATCCCGAATATCTCCAACAGCTACAATCACGGGCTACTAAGGGCTGCAAGCAACCAGTAGTCATCAAACCGGGCAGAATTGTTATTATCAAGGACGACAATCTGCCACCAATCCAATGGCCGCTAGGACGAATCCTGAAGACGCATCCGGGCAAGGATGGCGTAACCCGCGTTGTCACCCTCAAAACTGCGACATCCGATGCCGTCATCAGACCCGTCGCCAAAATAGCTTTGCTGCCAGTTCCAGATGAATCACCAGTTCCTGATGGCGAAATGGACCTGGTAGAGCACGCCAAATGA